From Apium graveolens cultivar Ventura chromosome 9, ASM990537v1, whole genome shotgun sequence, the proteins below share one genomic window:
- the LOC141683517 gene encoding uncharacterized protein LOC141683517, whose product MNQNQPTKTQLKPTTKPPLPSPPQSHKRLLVNSNPNPNFTTPSPQSSISDDDDSSDDDYRKKTRDMPNLYDCHSCNRHVNFADQNDRLRILESVWRVVLLCKECLRCVELGKVCSYCLSSVSGFECFKCASCDRLVHKECVDKYGVCPPWSYCPVDMRFKVCVDCWVPNLVKGKRVEYELLEDFVMEAECVAGKKFELAGKKFEVSVKVKEDAMRKRDVAKKAVDFANGVFKRDGLEDGELALQLHRAMNSSPRISRSFGPVNYSCLGGGKSRKLGFFGKIKVRADKQLNERLEARTRLENVACENGKGIRDVGDSGMVKEGVVGECNPGVDNRTESVLRYYQRRNKQRQMVGRRAQSVDIQPTLKCYQRQRRNKLKGVLESEVKSTQSARDRIVLYYSRRKHDRFMSKYKRRKLGLKGVSCGQRRNLYDSLRLHEYVLALPTPSKCPSN is encoded by the coding sequence ATGAATCAAAATCAACCCACAAAAACCCAATTGAAACCCACCACAAAGCCACCACTACCATCTCCACCACAATCTCACAAACGTCTTCTCGTCAAttcaaaccctaaccctaatttcACCACTCCTTCGCCTCAATCTTCAATCTCCGATGATGATGATTCATCGGATGATGATTACCGTAAAAAGACTCGTGATATGCCTAATTTGTATGACTGTCATTCGTGCAATCGTCATGTGAATTTCGCTGATCAGAATGATCGCCTTAGGATTCTCGAAAGCGTGTGGCGTGTCGTGCTTTTGTGTAAGGAGTGTTTGAGGTGTGTTGAATTGGGGAAAGTTTGTTCGTATTGTTTGAGTAGTGTTTCGGGTTTCGAGTGTTTTAAGTGTGCGAGTTGTGATAGGTTAGTGCATAAGGAGTGTGTGGACAAGTATGGGGTTTGTCCTCCGTGGTCGTATTGTCCGGTGGATATGAGGTTTAAGGTTTGTGTGGATTGTTGGGTGCCGAATTTGGTGAAAGGGAAGAGAGTGGAGTATGAGTTGTTGGAGGATTTTGTGATGGAAGCGGAGTGTGTGGCAGGGAAGAAGTTTGAGTTGGCGGGGAAGAAGTTTGAGGTTTCGGTTAAGGTTAAGGAGGATGCGATGAGGAAGAGAGATGTGGCGAAAAAAGCAGTGGATTTTGCGAATGGTGTGTTTAAACGGGATGGGTTGGAGGATGGAGAGTTGGCTTTGCAGTTGCATCGGGCGATGAATAGCTCACCGAGGATTTCGAGGAGTTTTGGGCCGGTGAATTATAGTTGTTTGGGTGGTGGGAAGAGTAGGAAGTTGGGTTTTTTTGGGAAGATAAAGGTACGTGCGGATAAACAGTTGAACGAGAGACTTGAGGCGAGAACTCGTTTGGAAAATGTGGCGTGTGAAAATGGGAAGGGAATACGAGATGTTGGTGATAGTGGCATGGTTAAGGAGGGGGTTGTTGGAGAATGCAATCCTGGTGTGGATAATAGAACGGAGTCTGTATTAAGGTATTATCAGAGGCGGAATAAACAGAGGCAAATGGTGGGCAGAAGGGCTCAAAGTGTTGATATTCAACCTACATTGAAGTGTTATCAGAGGCAGAGGCGGAATAAGCTGAAGGGGGTGTTAGAGTCTGAGGTCAAGAGCACCCAAAGTGCAAGGGACCGCATTGTGTTGTACTACAGCAGAAGAAAGCATGATCGCTTTATGTCAAAGTATAAGAGGAGGAAGTTGGGCTTAAAAGGAGTTTCATGTGGTCAAAGGAGAAATCTTTACGATAGCCTGCGGCTTCATGAATATGTATTAGCTCTGCCGACACCTTCCAAATGTCCATCAAATTGA